The Ictalurus furcatus strain D&B chromosome 23, Billie_1.0, whole genome shotgun sequence genome includes the window TGACCTAAGACTACCTATACCTACTTATGGTGAACAACATAAAAACAGCTGAATAGTGAAGCCAAAATGTGCCTGAAATTATCACCTGGCTGGCTTTACTACAAAGACTCTTACACCAATTTTCATCTATCACACACATGAGATGCTGATTTTCATTTTGGCCAGCTTTCAAATTGAAACACCTGGACCGTACCTGGGTTCAGAAACAGCATTTGCCCTCGGCCAGATGTGCACAGAATTGGGTttgggaaaaaatgtgaaaatgcccTAACAATAAAGTATTTTGATTTTATGATGAATTGATCATTAGCACTGATATTATTCTGTATTTGGCTTTTCAGACTGCGAAACCTTTGttacaaaagtaagtacacccattcacatgtaaaaaaaaaacaaacaaaaaaaaaacattttttttacatttacataacaaTATATCACTTTCAACTATTCTGATAGCTAGTATTTATTGTTATATGATATTTACAGTTGTATGACAAAATTTGGGCACCCATTTTAAAGTAGAAGTAAACACAACTGCTGTAGCAAACTATTATCAAAACATGTTCTGCATATGTTAATGCAAAGTTACTTACTATTTGAATCAGTTAAAAaatagaggaaaaaataaataaaatagcgaCTGTGGCATGCGCAAATGTTTGGACACCCTTCCAACCCAACCATGGACTCCTCTAAACAACTGATTGAGGATCTGAAAATTACGCTAATTGACGCCTACAAAGCAGAGAAAGGCAATAAAAAGACATCACACCTCTTCCGGGTCACATTTTTCACTTTCAGTTAAAGACAGTTATGGGGAACTGTGGAAATCAAGGCAAGATATGGAAGACCAAGAAAACTTTCAAATTGAACTGCTTGTAAGAAGGAAGGATTCTGCTCTACAGCTTTCTTTTCACaaacatgatctgcatggaagagtcatcagaaggaaacCTTACTTGCTGATGTACTGTATGCAAAGCAACATCTAAATAAGCCAGAGGCATTTTGGAAACAAGtgctgtggactgatgaagtaAAAATGGAACTCTTTGACCACAACCACCAAAGGTAcagtatgtttggagaaaaaaagaagcagcattTAATGAAAAGAACATATCGAAAACTATTAAACCATGGGATCGGCTCTGTTAAGCTTTGGGATTGCGTGACAGCCAGTGGCACAGGAAACATTGAACAGATAGATGGGAGGATGGATTTCAGTAAATATCAGCAGATTCTGGAAGCTAAAGTGACACCGTCAATCAAGAAACTGAAGCTGAAAAAAGACCAAGATCCAAAATGTACTTCAAAATCTACCATGAAGTACTTTGAGAAATGCAAGCTGAACTCTTGGAATGGTCATCACAGTCCCTTGACTTGAACATTATTGAAAATATGTTGGTGGCTCTGAAACATACTGTGCATGTGCTGTGTATGCCCAAGAATATCTCAGAACCAGAAGCATTCTGCAAGGAAGAGTGGGTGAGAATTCATTTAAGAAGAATAGAAAGACCCGTGGCTGGCTACAAAAGGCATTTGCAAGCTGTGATGTCTGCCAAAGTGGATGTTACTAACTACTGATTTTgcacatggcaaaaaaaaaaagtatttttctattttttaagcTAATCAAAAATATAAGGAGTTGTACATTAATATTTGcagaaaatgatatttttttaatcgtttGCTTCAGTGGTTGTATTCACTTCTTttcactccaaaaaaaaattcaaaacgaTTGGTTTGTTTCCGAATCGGCCAGGATGGGCGAAGCAACAAATACATCCCACTTGGAAAAAGTGGAACATGGCTACGAGAACATGGACTATTACTCTGTTGACTTCAAGAAAGAACGTGGAGCTCTAAGTTCTATAAACTTCATCACAGGTAATAATGTGTTCTGTATCTTTAGCTTATGTCCAGTAACATTGGATCAGCTGATGGAGTTAGAAGATCATACTATAAGCGTGGCAGCTTTAAAGTTGGTGtctgcactgttttttttcccacaatcTTTCTGCAGATGAggacgaggaagaggaagatggagaTGTAGCGGGAGCAGAGACGGACGACCATAAAGAACAAGCTACTTCAGGAGGAGCAAATACACTGTTGCTGAGCAGCCAACCTGCTCCACTTCCTCTGCCTCCAAATTTTGTCAAAAACACCAGCTCATAGCTCTTCAACTTCAGAATTTATCACAGTTTACGAATCTCAGTTTGTATGGAAAGTAACAAAAGCTACTGTAAGTTGATGATTAGGGGTGGGGTTAacgtttgtctttttttttttttttttacgtattcAATCCACTTCGCTAGTACAGATACATCCATCAAAAGCTTGATGCGGTGTCTTATTGTGTAAATGTTCAGGCACCTATAACCTAATGATTTATGGATAGTGATGAAGCTTAAAATATGCAGACGTGACAACATCTATGGCCATAGCATCGACAATGTTTTTGTAGATTGTTGCTACGGTGATACAGAAGCAAactacctttaaaaaaatacagtcagaataaatgtgaatgaaaTTAATCCAAGACAAAAgacaattcactgaaggggaaaggacacaggATTCGAAAGACATGAATTGCTTGAGCGCCGATTTTATCTTGGTGAACTTGATCAATGAATTCACAAGCTTTGGTCTTGTGAGCCAATCAAAAATAAGAAAGCAGGACAGTGGAGGAGCCTCTTATTATTGACTCGCTCTAACACCGGACTTACCtgggggctttttttttatttcttgttagCACTTCTGAAAATAGTATGCTTCACAAATAGCTgatttcccccttttttattaactgAAAAGTTTAATAAATCTTAGTTATTTGGGAAAGCTCATATAAgatgttttttgtgttatttttatttatttattttttactcaaATTGGCACCATCagactgtttattttataagtgACAAGATCTCATCttaacacacactctgtctcattTGCAATGCCATTGATGTAGAAGATAACATGTTTCAGTAATTCACGCTAATTACTAAGTACGTAGTTATCTCTCTCTGCACTCTAGGGATGTGTTGAGCACACTTTTATTCTCATCATGTCACCACACATGTAGCTCTACTCATTGTTTGGAGACTTCACACTCCACGGGTTGATGTGGAAGTAATCTTCACTCGACCTTTAGTTTCTTTGTAAGAGCTGTTGCTGATGTGGCTTAACTCTAAGGAAGTGGTAGTTCATGTGCTTGAACTGAAAACAATGAGCTGTTGCATAATCTATCCATTATGAAATGGGTGAAATGATGGAATGGGCTTTCTGTATAATCTTTAACGCTGATTGGAATGAGGTCCAGAGATCTCATGTCCCTGTGTTCTGATGTTTATTAGCACTACTAACCTTTGTCAATCCTGGTATGAATATAAATGTTTGAGTGATGATATGCTTTGTCCTGGTTTGTCTAACTGGACTGGAATAGATTCACGAGAACTCATGCAAACTATAGTTTAATGCTTGTGCCAGTTGCTTCGTAGAGCGTAATGAATCACACCAGCTAATTTGATTATGCTGACTTGAGGTAACCTGCCCAGCTTGAACATATAGTAATTACAATAGCATTTATTTAGTAGTCATGAAGGATGTTCAGAAACGCAgaggatgtttttattttccctcaGAAAAATGGAAGGAATTTTGGTTCTATAGTCCACCGTGACAGTTCTGTCAGGAACAGGATGCCCTGAAATGACAGATGATGATGTGAGACGTCGTTACACAAATCCAGATGTGATTTATCGGGACTGAAATTCAGTGCTTTGTATATAGCAGCAATTcaatttttccccccaaagaTTTTCTTTCTCCTGCATGTATTGTGCATGGATATGCTCACAAAGGACTTGTCTGTGATTTTGAAGTGTGAGGTGTTAAAATGACCCATACAGCGAAGACTTAGGAATGATTTAGGACATGATTtcctaaaagtaaatatatactAAAATATCCCATTTATATGCAAGTATTTCTATTTACTGGTCCATTTATTTAACGTCTTACCTTCAAATGAAAGTCTAAATGCATAAAATGATGTGGGTTGTGTATCTGCTTATCTTTCTGATGTGTCAAGTGTGTATTCACACACTCAGGACTGAGTCACGTTGTTTTGCTCTTGTCATCCATGTAATGTCTTGGACAAGAGCAGCCAAGagaatatttcataatatttcaGTATCTCAGAGTCTTTAAAGCACTAGGAAGAATGAGCTGgggaatttctttttttttttttttttttttttgcaattgtattaatgtttattaacaaCTATGGTCATACATCAAAAATCTAGACAAGaagtgaaaaaatgtcttttaatgttttattgaaaaatataaaaataagaacATTCTCTTGCACAACAGAAAATTACTGTTTGCTCATTAGTTTATTAACAAACTTACAGTGTATTTTATAAGGTACAATGAAACTGGATGTCTATCCAGATAAAATCAACTTCTCAGTACAGTACTCTGAAAatatttccttttgttttatttatttatttatttatttttaaagaaaagtaacGTACCGTCGTTTTTATGCTACAGTTTTGATTTAGCATTTGCACAGCAATTATGGAACGTGACACCAGTGTCCATGTTCATTCTCCTATTTctttctacaaataaataatacaatatataaatacattaggATGGaaaagcagcactgtggtacagGATGTTATGGTTTGtgctaaatgtaaaataaaataattttaaaaaaaatcctgtttgTCAGATTTTAGGCTACTTGCCGAAAATCTCCATCATTTTCCGGTTGCTGTGCGCCTGCTGCGCCATCTGCTCAGCCTTCGCCATCTCCAGCACCTCCCGCAGCAGGTGGAAGGTCAGGTCCAGGGAGATGGGCGGCTCCTCGGCGCGGCGCGGTCTCTCCGCTGGGGCGTCGCGCAACCCGCGGGCCGCTTCAGCGACCTCGTGGTCTTGGCGGAGCAGGTGCTGCGTGAGCCTGAGCTGCAGAGCGCGCTTGAAGACCGCTGACGCCGGTTCGGGGCGCGTCTCAGGTTCGGATTCACGTTCGCGCTGATTTCTGTTGCCCACCCGGATGAAGTATTCCTCTCCCAGCCGTGCCCAAATGGGCCGTGTGCGCCTCTGGTCTTCCTCCTCTTCGAGCGCGTTGGCGGAGGGGGAGGAGAGCGAGGCTCGCCGGTCGGGACCGTCCACTGCTCGGCACTCGTTCATACGTGGTGGGAAGGCAACGAGCAGAGCTGCGGCGGTCGTGACGAGAAAGTGGAGCTTCATTGCCGAGGGGATTCTGCAGGAGGAAAAACGATGACAATTACGCGCACGCTTATGGTCAAATGCGCGCTGCGGTTTGACGTGGAATTTTTtgatttgctaaaaaaaaagttgaggaAAGTTAATGAGCATGGTGTGACAGTTTTGGTGCTAGTTTGTACCTTATCTCTGGGATGGTACCCTTATACACCGTGTACCTCGTACACCGTTTGTATCTTTAGAATGTGCATGTGGTGTACCTTTAACGTTTTATTCTAAAAGGTAATTACCGACCCACTATCTacctttaatctttttttaacgGTACAATATATCCAAGTGAAATATACATATTAGGAAAGGTGCCTCTGGATGGACGAGCTGAAAAATAATTTACCTCCATTACTAGTAAACATTCACGACCAGGAACGATTCTTCAGTTAATTGTGACATGAACAAAAACAGTtagacaatatatatatatatatatatatatatatatatatatatatatatatatatatatatatctatatatatatatatatatcctttatTTAACTAAAAATGGTCAAATTTGGCCACATTTATACTTAATTTAGGAGTCTGGACTGCGTCCTGGCCGCATACTACAGTACTCTGTAGTATGTCAGAATAATACTGTACATCTCACATACTCACCTTTGATGTACTTTAGTGTACAATTTAGGACGCAGCCATCCTTAACAGTTTTACGCACTAACTTCGGCACCTTTACAGACTATTCATTACTCAAAAAAGCGCCAAAATCTCGTCATCCTATTATCTTCATACATTTTACACAAGAATAATAAActaacaacatttttttaaaaagagtttgCTGAATAAAAAAATGCGTACCTTGTTTGCGCAAATGATATATCCTCTGGAAGATTTgtctttttaaactttttaaacgCGATCTACACTACTCTTCACCCCCCAGTTATTGTCTTCAAGATATTCAAGTTTAGAGTTTGGTGACTTCTTCAGAGGAGGGACTGGAGTTTGGGTTTATATAGTCTTTGCGCATGCGCACTGGAGAACGAGTGGACCTGAATGAACGTAAGAGAGCAGTTTGCTTGCAATCTGAATGAGTCATcgaggtgcgtgtgtgtgtgtgtgtgtgtgtgtgtgtgtgtgtgtgtgtgtgtgtgtgtgtgcatccttATCTCATTAAGTAGTATAGAAAAGTTCAAGTAAGAATCAATGTCTTTTTCAATTTCACACCTTCCCATGCATTAAAGCTCTATTTTCCTGCCCTCTATTTCTGGAATTcgttttatttttactactgAATATGAATTGGATTATAACATTTAAAGGCTTTATTGAGTCCATATATCTGCATTTGTGCCATGAATCTAGCATCTTAAAGGGAACCCCGACTACGAAGACTTGTATGGATTATTAGATTAATGCTGACATCCGCTATATAAATCCGCTATACAAAAACACTCTAGAtgtcagttaaaaaaataataataataaaaagccttGAACTCGTAGGCCGCCATTGCTGTTTATGTCGCAATGTATTCTGGGTAGTGATGTCAAATGGTTGCAACGGTCTTGAGCTCCAGCAACGCTATGGCgatataaacatgtcttcagcCTTTTCAGTTTGAACCTGAGCATAAAATAAGCGAGGAGGCTATAACATAGACgacattactcaaaatgtacatcGAAATGAAGACGGTCCGAGAGGTGATGAGGGGAGAGTGGGGCAAAGTCGAAAGTGTCCGTGCAGAAACGTCTTTGCACGTCTATGCCAACCGAAAGCGTTTGTTGTTCAAGGTAAGAATATGGATTAAACTATTGGTTCATGATGAAACGTATTCTAATATCAATAATTTGAGAGATTATCAGTCATCTTGCCGTCATATACTTTATCCTATTAAAATTCCGACGGCCCGCCAGTGTGCTGTCGCCATGTTATGAGCAAATCTATGCTATCTACACAGCGTCCATGTGTATGAAGGTACTCATATCTTTGGAacgctaagattcttgtgattcgattgatataaactgTTTTGAGATACAatcagcagctacaatcaatgtttctgtcagaccaccgacatacaaacaaacatttacgaAATGGAGACAACTCACCTCATATGAAGCCTCATATTCATTCACTGATCTTATTAGTCTTATTGCACTGGCAAAGGTTCAAACTAtctaattatgtaaaaatattaagtCCAGCTTTCAAAAGGGACCAAAACCATtcatgtactccaaatggttcaagaacagctttaattttattttgggtATGCTAGGCGTTTAAGGCTAATTTTACAGAAGCTTTACGTTAagagaatatacagaaaaaatgtACTAACAAGATGCTTAtgggtttgattatatttacagatatctcctgtatcacagcacacaagaactagaaaattacagccaaaagcaCGACAGTATGGGATTCTTTTCCTGCTGTGGGGGCTAGTAGCTAATTCTTTTGAGTGCTCAAGTGCAAACATTTTACGTCATCGACTCAGAGAGCACAGTGCATGTCACGTAATGCTGGCCTCTgtaggttaaaatatgtattaaatatgaaGGACTTTTAAACTCATGTGTTTCTCACAACGTATTTAGTAAGAGAGGGCAATGATTACGTGTTAAGGCCTACAAGTCTTCATTGTCTGGGTTCTTTTTAATTGGAATCTCTTATGCAAACCCTGAATGAATATGCATCACTCTTTATAAAACACGTTTTAATTGGATTTAATTGGAGCAATTAATTCCTTGAAACAAAGTGAAGATTTATTAGTATCTGATCTAAGTCAGACAGCCTAATTAAGTGTTTTTAAATTGAAGATGTGTGACACCCTCTTAGAAGATGCTTTTGTCTGTATATAGTTTGTCAGATTAATAGGCATATTTCTCTTACATTACAGAATGAACTGGCCAGATTAATATAACTCATCTAGAGCTCTTTACTTCTATACAAACCCCACTTCTTCATTAAGGTCATCTAGATTTTACCCGTATGGCTGTCAAGTTCTTAAGTGTCACGCCAATTAGTTCAGAGGAGTTTCTACACATGGTTTCcacatgtccatgtgggtttcatCCGAGTTCTCAGATTTCCTCCCACtgcccaaaaacatgctggtacaTGGATTGACTACaaataaattgcccctaggtgtgaatcaGTGTGTGAATAGGGGTGTATGTGCATGGACTGGTGTCGcatccagggtgaattctccTGTCTTGTGTTTGGTTTAAAGGGATCCACagcgaccctgaccagaataaaacattactaaagatgaatgaatgaatggatggatgaacttcCATAGCACCTCAGTGAAATATCATCTATATCCAGTTTCAAATCACAAATctaaaaagctttttttccccatcactGCTATAACGCTCTGATCTATAACTAAGAGGATCTGATCTTTTCTGTACA containing:
- the crhb gene encoding corticotropin releasing hormone b → MKLHFLVTTAAALLVAFPPRMNECRAVDGPDRRASLSSPSANALEEEEDQRRTRPIWARLGEEYFIRVGNRNQRERESEPETRPEPASAVFKRALQLRLTQHLLRQDHEVAEAARGLRDAPAERPRRAEEPPISLDLTFHLLREVLEMAKAEQMAQQAHSNRKMMEIFGK